A portion of the Pseudarthrobacter defluvii genome contains these proteins:
- a CDS encoding MarP family serine protease, with the protein MVGLTVLDIVLILALLSYLIYGLRNGFLVTVGGLAGFAAGAIAAFFAVPLVSGFVEDSGWRLTAIIAAAVVLMALGHGLGTMVGRQLRGVVRIRPLRAVDRLVGGALNLVVAALVMSMLAFSVSSLGVPVVSQQLAESKVIRFIDGLTPTPVKATMAQLRSTVIGNGIPTLIEGLDQGQAVQVPNTSTNTPALNKAAQSVLRIAGTAYECGQNQTGSGFVVSDDRVVTNAHVVAGVSQPVVEMPDGGAMPGRVVYFDTKRDLAVLAVDNLPSRPLPLSRDLPGGSQAAFAGYPHGGPFQSKPATVQDIATVLVPDIYGNNPSPEDIYRLAGDVQPGNSGGPLLTTEGQVAGVVFAKATSDAEVGFAITMNDLEPVAEQAPGLSSPVSSGQCIQK; encoded by the coding sequence GTGGTCGGCCTGACTGTCCTGGACATTGTCCTGATCCTGGCGCTGCTGTCATACCTGATCTACGGCCTCCGCAACGGGTTCCTGGTCACTGTCGGTGGCCTGGCGGGCTTCGCCGCCGGTGCCATCGCAGCCTTCTTTGCCGTCCCCCTCGTCAGCGGTTTCGTTGAGGACTCCGGATGGAGGCTCACCGCCATCATCGCTGCCGCCGTCGTACTTATGGCACTGGGGCACGGCCTGGGGACCATGGTGGGCCGGCAACTGCGCGGAGTGGTGCGGATCCGGCCATTGCGCGCCGTGGACCGGCTGGTGGGCGGGGCGTTGAACCTGGTGGTCGCCGCGCTGGTGATGTCCATGCTGGCGTTCAGCGTCAGCTCCCTCGGCGTGCCCGTTGTGTCCCAGCAGCTGGCCGAATCCAAGGTAATCCGGTTCATCGACGGGCTCACTCCCACGCCAGTCAAGGCCACCATGGCGCAGCTGCGCTCCACGGTGATCGGCAACGGCATTCCCACGTTGATTGAAGGGCTGGACCAGGGCCAGGCGGTCCAGGTGCCCAACACGAGCACCAATACGCCCGCGCTGAACAAGGCTGCCCAGTCCGTCCTGAGGATCGCGGGCACGGCCTACGAATGCGGCCAGAACCAGACCGGCAGCGGTTTCGTGGTCTCCGATGACCGCGTGGTGACCAACGCGCACGTGGTGGCCGGCGTCTCGCAGCCCGTGGTGGAAATGCCCGACGGCGGTGCCATGCCCGGGCGGGTGGTCTACTTCGACACCAAGCGGGACCTGGCAGTCCTGGCCGTGGACAATCTCCCCTCCCGGCCGCTGCCGCTTAGCCGCGACCTGCCCGGCGGCAGCCAGGCCGCGTTCGCAGGGTATCCGCACGGTGGGCCCTTCCAGTCCAAGCCAGCCACCGTCCAGGACATCGCCACCGTCCTGGTGCCGGACATTTACGGCAACAATCCCTCGCCGGAGGACATTTACCGCCTGGCCGGGGACGTACAGCCCGGAAACTCCGGCGGCCCGCTGCTCACCACCGAGGGCCAGGTGGCCGGGGTGGTCTTCGCCAAGGCAACCTCTGATGCCGAAGTGGGCTTCGCCATCACCATGAATGACCTTGAGCCTGTCGCGGAGCAGGCCCCGGGGCTGTCCTCGCCTGTTTCCTCGGGACAGTGCATCCAGAAGTAG
- a CDS encoding ABC transporter substrate-binding protein: MKKKALTSLAAAAAAVLALSACGGGSSADAGKGEINYWLWDANQLPAYKQCADDFHKANPDITVKVTQRGWDDYWGTLTNGFVAGTAPDVFTDHLGKYPEFIKNKQLLALDDAVKKDNIDTGVYNSGLADLWVGQDGKRYGLPKDWDTIALFYNTKLAADAGVTPEQMANLTWNPQDGGTYEKTIAHLTVDKNGKRGDEPGFDKNNVAVYGLGLNGSGSGQGQTEWSYLTGTTDWTHTDKNPWGKHYNYDDPRFQESIDWFAGLVDKGYMPKLETTVGASMADTFAAGKSVINANGSWMIGQYTGYKDVKVGIAPTPTGVNGKRASMYNGLADSIYAGTKKKDAAIKWVEYLGSAACQDVVAAKAVVFPAIKTSADKAVEAFKAKGVDVTPFSQQVKDGTTFLYPIADNAAKVDGIMKPAMDAVVSGKAKASSLTQASDQVNALFK; encoded by the coding sequence ATGAAAAAGAAAGCACTCACCTCCCTGGCTGCAGCGGCAGCCGCAGTCCTGGCCCTCTCCGCCTGCGGTGGCGGTAGCTCCGCCGACGCCGGCAAGGGTGAAATCAACTACTGGCTCTGGGACGCCAACCAGCTCCCCGCGTACAAGCAGTGTGCGGACGACTTCCACAAGGCCAACCCGGACATCACCGTCAAGGTCACCCAGCGCGGCTGGGACGACTACTGGGGCACCCTCACCAACGGCTTCGTGGCCGGCACCGCGCCGGACGTGTTCACCGACCACCTGGGCAAGTACCCGGAATTCATCAAGAACAAGCAGCTGCTCGCGCTCGATGACGCAGTCAAGAAGGACAACATCGACACCGGCGTCTACAACTCCGGCCTCGCCGACCTTTGGGTGGGACAGGACGGCAAGCGCTACGGGTTGCCGAAGGACTGGGACACCATCGCCCTGTTCTACAACACCAAGCTCGCAGCCGACGCCGGCGTCACCCCCGAACAGATGGCCAACCTCACCTGGAACCCCCAGGACGGCGGCACGTACGAAAAGACCATCGCCCACCTGACTGTGGACAAGAACGGCAAGCGCGGCGATGAGCCCGGGTTCGACAAGAACAACGTGGCGGTCTACGGCTTGGGCCTCAACGGGTCCGGCTCCGGACAGGGCCAGACCGAATGGAGCTACCTCACCGGCACCACCGACTGGACCCACACCGACAAGAACCCGTGGGGCAAGCACTACAACTACGACGACCCCAGGTTCCAGGAAAGCATCGACTGGTTCGCCGGCCTGGTGGACAAGGGGTACATGCCCAAGCTGGAAACTACGGTGGGCGCCAGCATGGCGGACACCTTTGCCGCCGGCAAGTCCGTCATCAACGCCAACGGTTCCTGGATGATCGGCCAGTACACCGGCTACAAGGACGTCAAGGTGGGCATCGCCCCCACCCCCACCGGCGTCAACGGCAAGCGCGCCAGCATGTACAACGGCCTGGCGGACTCCATCTACGCCGGCACCAAGAAGAAGGACGCCGCCATCAAGTGGGTCGAGTACCTCGGCTCCGCCGCCTGCCAGGACGTGGTGGCAGCCAAGGCCGTGGTGTTCCCGGCCATCAAGACCTCCGCCGACAAAGCCGTGGAGGCCTTCAAGGCCAAGGGCGTGGACGTGACCCCGTTCAGCCAGCAGGTCAAGGATGGCACCACCTTCCTCTACCCGATTGCTGACAATGCAGCCAAGGTTGACGGCATCATGAAGCCCGCCATGGACGCGGTCGTCTCGGGCAAGGCTAAAGCCAGCTCACTGACCCAGGCCAGCGACCAGGTCAACGCCCTGTTCAAGTAA
- the aroQ gene encoding type II 3-dehydroquinate dehydratase has translation MTEASSTVEAGRGTILVINGPNLNLLGTREPEKYGTSTLADVEQLAASAAREHGFAVECLQSNHEGVLLDAIHAARGTAAGIVLNAGAFTHTSVALRDALAAVQLPAVEVHITNVHQREEFRHHSYLSPVCAAVIVGAGVFGYKLAVDYLAEVL, from the coding sequence ATGACTGAAGCCTCCTCCACTGTCGAAGCCGGCCGCGGCACCATCCTGGTCATCAATGGCCCTAACCTGAACCTCCTCGGCACCCGCGAGCCGGAAAAGTACGGTACCTCCACCCTTGCCGACGTGGAACAGCTGGCAGCCTCAGCTGCCAGGGAACATGGTTTTGCGGTGGAATGCCTCCAGTCCAACCATGAGGGTGTCCTGCTGGACGCCATCCACGCAGCGAGGGGGACCGCCGCCGGCATCGTCCTGAACGCCGGCGCCTTCACGCACACCTCCGTGGCACTCCGTGACGCCCTTGCAGCCGTCCAGCTTCCCGCCGTCGAGGTTCACATCACCAACGTGCACCAGCGCGAGGAATTCCGGCACCACTCCTACCTGTCGCCGGTCTGCGCCGCGGTGATCGTGGGCGCAGGGGTGTTCGGTTACAAGCTGGCCGTCGATTACCTGGCCGAGGTCCTGTAA
- a CDS encoding carbohydrate ABC transporter permease has protein sequence MTTLTRNASPVQHSVPRAVKRRGRSDLKTALFFIAPAMIGFIVFYLVPTLRGIYLSFTEYSILGDPTWIGTANYQAIAKDPLFWNALAVTSQYVLINIALQTALALGLALLMHRVAKSTLIRGALLLPYLMANVIAALLWFWLLDYQIGIVNYFIEAVGLPKVAFFGSEEWAIPTQALINTWRHMGYTALLLFAGLQAIPNHVYEVANLDGASPWQTFRKITMPLLRPVLVLVLIVTVIGSFQVFDTVAVTTQGGPVNASRVLQFYIYQKAFTESDFGYGSALAVILFVILALVAFIQMKFLKGNESDLD, from the coding sequence ATGACCACCCTTACCAGGAACGCCAGTCCGGTTCAGCACTCCGTGCCCCGGGCGGTGAAGCGCCGGGGGCGCAGCGACCTGAAGACCGCACTGTTCTTCATCGCGCCGGCCATGATCGGATTTATCGTTTTCTACCTGGTGCCCACACTCCGGGGCATCTACCTCAGCTTCACCGAGTACAGCATCCTCGGCGACCCCACCTGGATTGGCACCGCCAATTACCAGGCCATCGCCAAGGACCCCCTGTTCTGGAACGCCCTGGCGGTCACCTCGCAGTACGTGCTGATTAACATCGCCCTGCAGACCGCACTGGCACTGGGACTGGCCCTCCTCATGCACCGGGTGGCCAAGTCAACCCTCATCCGCGGCGCCCTCCTCCTGCCGTACCTAATGGCCAACGTGATAGCCGCCCTCCTGTGGTTCTGGCTGCTGGACTACCAGATCGGCATCGTCAACTACTTCATCGAGGCCGTGGGCCTGCCCAAGGTGGCGTTCTTCGGCAGCGAGGAATGGGCCATCCCCACCCAGGCACTCATCAACACCTGGCGGCACATGGGCTACACCGCACTGCTGCTCTTCGCCGGACTGCAGGCCATCCCCAACCACGTCTATGAGGTGGCCAACCTGGACGGCGCCTCGCCCTGGCAGACCTTCCGCAAGATCACCATGCCGCTGCTCCGCCCGGTACTTGTGCTGGTCCTGATCGTCACCGTCATCGGCTCCTTCCAGGTGTTCGACACCGTGGCCGTCACCACCCAGGGCGGGCCGGTCAACGCCAGCCGCGTGCTGCAGTTCTACATCTACCAAAAGGCCTTCACTGAATCAGACTTCGGCTACGGTTCCGCCCTGGCCGTCATCCTCTTCGTCATCCTCGCCCTGGTGGCATTCATCCAGATGAAGTTCCTCAAGGGCAACGAATCGGACCTGGACTAA
- a CDS encoding carbohydrate ABC transporter permease produces the protein MTTAKVSAPARPATRRRPFSWRRTAAWTLVALAVAVSVLPFYWILRTALSTNGSLAGNATNLLPADFNLGAFQRVFGLQSPEDAVAQGGSGAQIDFWSYLRNSVLFASITTIGAVFFSAMAAYAFARLRWRGRNMVFSLFLATMMVPPIFTALPNFLLIKNLGLLNTMVGLVLPYIFMTPFAIFFLRQFFLNMSREVEEAAMLDGAKHLRIFFQIILPNAAAPIATLALLTFIGQWNEYFWPLLVGQDESVRVLTVGLGVFKSQSPQGAPDWSGLMAATLVSALPVLILFAAFGKKIVNSIGFSGIK, from the coding sequence ATGACCACCGCAAAAGTTTCCGCCCCTGCCCGGCCCGCCACCCGCCGTCGTCCGTTCAGCTGGCGCCGCACGGCCGCCTGGACCCTCGTCGCCCTCGCAGTTGCCGTTTCAGTGCTCCCGTTCTACTGGATCCTCCGGACGGCGCTGTCCACCAACGGGTCACTGGCCGGCAACGCCACCAACCTGCTTCCCGCAGACTTCAACCTGGGCGCATTCCAGCGCGTCTTTGGCCTGCAGTCCCCGGAAGATGCCGTGGCACAGGGCGGCTCCGGAGCCCAAATCGACTTTTGGAGCTACCTGCGCAACTCCGTGCTCTTTGCCTCCATCACCACCATCGGGGCCGTGTTCTTCAGCGCCATGGCGGCCTACGCCTTCGCCCGGCTGCGCTGGCGTGGACGGAACATGGTGTTCAGCCTGTTCCTGGCCACCATGATGGTGCCCCCGATCTTCACCGCGCTGCCCAACTTCCTCCTCATCAAGAACCTGGGCCTGCTCAACACCATGGTGGGCCTGGTTCTCCCGTACATCTTCATGACCCCGTTCGCCATCTTCTTCCTCCGGCAGTTCTTCCTCAACATGTCCCGTGAGGTGGAGGAAGCGGCAATGCTCGACGGCGCCAAGCACCTGCGGATCTTCTTCCAGATCATCCTGCCCAACGCCGCAGCTCCCATCGCCACCCTTGCCCTGCTCACCTTCATCGGCCAGTGGAACGAGTACTTCTGGCCGCTGCTGGTGGGCCAGGACGAATCCGTCCGCGTCCTCACCGTGGGCCTGGGCGTCTTCAAGTCCCAATCCCCGCAGGGCGCCCCCGACTGGTCCGGACTGATGGCAGCCACCCTGGTTTCGGCCCTGCCCGTCCTGATCCTGTTCGCCGCCTTTGGCAAGAAAATCGTCAACTCCATCGGCTTCTCCGGCATCAAATAA
- a CDS encoding alpha-galactosidase produces the protein MDPLHLRSAGTSLLISFDSGEAEVIHWGADLGTELPDLAVLAGPVGHSSIDARVPASLLPQASSSWRGRPALRGHRISDGAAGLDFSSRLRVTSVNAEGAEDAAGNAATIVQADDNTGISVSTTIKLHPGGLLELRHTVTNNGTTPFQVDELATVLPVAPDAVELLDLTGRWCRERHPQRRPIQQGTWVRTGRHGRTGHDSSLLFAAGTRSFGNRHGKVWATHLAWSGNHEQFADTIGDGRTMIGGSELLGPAEVILEAGGSYTTPALFAAYSDRGLDGITEAFYSWFRSRPHHVLPAATTGQPAGKPRPVVLNTWEAVYFDHNLDALTELADSAADLGVERFVLDDGWFRGRRDDHAGLGDWYVDETVWPEGLTPLIDAVTSRGMEFGLWVEPEMVNLDSDIARAHPDWISGPSAVAHKDGGRLPLEWRNQHVIDLVNPEAWQYVFDRISALLSGNNISYLKWDQNRDLVEQGHGGRASVHEQTLAAYRLFDELRKAHPGVEIESCSSGGARVDLGILERTDRIWASDCNDALERQTIQRWTEAVVPPELVGSHIGPTTSHTTARTHDLSFRGITALFGHFGMEWDVRSVQGKERGELRRIVGLYKEHRDLIHSGRPVHADVADDAFLLHGVVAEGPVAESTTAALFALVSTRTSAAEQPGRIGIPGLEDARSYRVEVVFPAEDDADYRHTVTQVQPPAWLSKGAVATGRFLAEVGLPMPNLNPEHALLLTVTAL, from the coding sequence ATGGACCCCCTGCATCTCCGTTCCGCCGGCACCAGCCTGCTGATCAGCTTCGACAGCGGGGAGGCCGAGGTCATCCATTGGGGCGCCGACCTGGGCACGGAACTGCCGGACCTGGCGGTCCTGGCCGGACCCGTGGGGCATTCCTCCATCGATGCACGGGTCCCCGCAAGCCTGCTCCCCCAGGCTTCGTCGTCCTGGCGGGGCCGTCCCGCCCTGCGCGGCCACCGGATCAGCGACGGCGCCGCAGGCCTTGACTTCTCCTCCCGCCTCCGCGTCACGTCCGTGAATGCCGAAGGAGCAGAGGACGCCGCGGGCAATGCCGCCACCATCGTGCAGGCCGACGACAACACCGGCATCAGCGTTTCGACCACGATCAAACTGCACCCCGGCGGCCTGCTGGAACTGCGGCACACCGTCACCAACAACGGCACCACCCCCTTCCAGGTGGACGAACTGGCAACCGTCCTGCCCGTGGCGCCTGACGCCGTCGAACTCCTCGACCTGACCGGACGCTGGTGCCGGGAACGCCACCCTCAGCGGCGGCCCATCCAGCAGGGCACCTGGGTCCGGACCGGACGCCACGGCCGGACCGGGCACGATTCCTCCCTGCTGTTCGCGGCCGGCACCCGAAGCTTTGGAAACCGGCACGGCAAGGTCTGGGCGACGCACCTTGCCTGGAGCGGCAACCACGAACAGTTCGCGGACACCATCGGCGACGGCAGGACCATGATCGGCGGATCGGAACTCCTGGGTCCTGCCGAGGTCATCCTGGAAGCGGGCGGCAGCTACACCACCCCTGCCCTGTTCGCCGCCTACTCGGACCGGGGCCTGGACGGCATCACGGAGGCGTTCTACAGCTGGTTCCGCTCCCGCCCGCACCACGTGCTGCCTGCCGCCACCACCGGTCAGCCCGCAGGAAAGCCCCGCCCGGTGGTGCTCAACACCTGGGAAGCCGTGTACTTCGACCACAACCTGGACGCACTGACAGAGTTGGCTGACTCCGCCGCGGACCTTGGCGTGGAGCGCTTCGTGCTCGACGACGGCTGGTTCCGCGGGCGCCGTGACGACCATGCCGGGCTGGGCGACTGGTATGTGGATGAGACCGTCTGGCCGGAAGGCCTCACCCCACTGATCGACGCCGTCACCTCCCGCGGGATGGAATTCGGCCTGTGGGTGGAACCGGAGATGGTCAACCTGGATTCGGACATCGCCCGGGCCCATCCAGACTGGATTTCGGGCCCCTCGGCCGTGGCGCACAAGGACGGGGGCCGGCTGCCGCTCGAGTGGCGCAACCAGCACGTGATCGACCTCGTGAACCCGGAGGCGTGGCAGTACGTCTTTGACCGGATCTCAGCCCTCCTGTCCGGCAACAACATCAGCTACCTGAAGTGGGACCAGAACCGGGACCTCGTTGAACAGGGCCACGGCGGCCGCGCTTCGGTCCACGAACAGACCCTCGCCGCCTACCGGCTGTTCGACGAGCTCCGCAAGGCACACCCCGGCGTCGAAATTGAGAGCTGTTCCTCCGGCGGCGCCCGGGTGGACCTGGGCATCCTGGAGCGGACGGACCGGATCTGGGCCTCCGACTGCAACGACGCGCTGGAGCGGCAGACCATCCAGCGCTGGACTGAGGCCGTGGTTCCGCCGGAACTCGTGGGCAGCCACATCGGCCCCACCACCTCGCACACCACCGCCCGCACCCACGACCTTTCCTTCCGGGGCATCACCGCCCTGTTCGGCCACTTCGGGATGGAATGGGACGTGCGCAGCGTGCAGGGCAAGGAGCGCGGGGAACTGCGGCGCATCGTGGGCCTTTACAAGGAACACCGGGACCTGATCCACAGCGGCCGCCCCGTCCACGCGGACGTTGCGGACGACGCCTTCCTGCTCCACGGCGTGGTAGCAGAGGGGCCCGTTGCGGAAAGCACGACGGCGGCACTGTTCGCCCTGGTCAGCACGCGCACCTCAGCGGCCGAGCAGCCGGGACGGATCGGCATCCCGGGGCTCGAGGATGCGCGCAGCTACCGCGTGGAGGTGGTCTTCCCCGCTGAAGACGACGCCGACTACCGCCACACGGTCACGCAGGTCCAGCCGCCGGCGTGGCTGTCGAAGGGGGCGGTGGCCACCGGCAGGTTCCTTGCGGAAGTGGGCCTGCCAATGCCCAACCTGAACCCGGAGCACGCCCTGCTACTGACGGTCACAGCCCTCTAA
- a CDS encoding carbohydrate ABC transporter permease — MATQTLNRATLGTSTSPAVRQPRKKMSAGKIAAVVVAAVIAVLWLVPFAWATVTAFKSETDAASPKISWIPPSGFTADAFVKVFQDGNIPLWTWNSLYTSAAITAVTLVISSLVAYALSRIDFKGKKVLMTVIIASIIVPPPVLIIPLFYQMLALHMIDTSWAIILPQVIHPAMVFVLKKFFDQIPRELEEAAVMDGASRMRIFLQVVLPLSRPILAAVAIFVFIGAWNNFLWPFIATNDASLLTLPVGLQTIKSAYGIQYAQNMASALLAALPLIVVFLFFQRQIIKGVATTGLAGT, encoded by the coding sequence ATGGCAACCCAGACCCTCAACCGTGCCACGTTGGGCACCAGCACCAGCCCAGCAGTCCGCCAACCCCGAAAGAAGATGTCGGCCGGCAAGATCGCTGCCGTCGTTGTCGCCGCGGTTATCGCAGTCCTGTGGCTGGTCCCCTTCGCCTGGGCTACCGTTACGGCGTTCAAGAGCGAGACGGATGCTGCCTCGCCGAAGATCAGCTGGATCCCGCCGTCGGGCTTTACCGCCGACGCGTTCGTGAAGGTGTTCCAGGACGGCAACATCCCGCTCTGGACCTGGAACTCGCTGTACACCTCGGCGGCCATCACGGCCGTCACGCTGGTGATCTCGTCGCTGGTGGCGTACGCCTTGTCCCGGATCGACTTCAAGGGAAAGAAGGTGCTGATGACCGTGATCATCGCCTCCATCATCGTCCCTCCGCCGGTCCTGATCATTCCGCTCTTTTACCAGATGCTCGCCCTGCACATGATCGATACGTCGTGGGCCATCATCCTGCCGCAGGTCATCCACCCCGCCATGGTGTTCGTGCTCAAGAAGTTCTTTGACCAGATTCCCCGCGAACTCGAAGAAGCCGCAGTGATGGACGGCGCCAGCCGCATGCGGATCTTCCTCCAGGTGGTCCTGCCGCTGTCCCGGCCCATCCTGGCCGCCGTCGCCATCTTCGTGTTCATCGGTGCCTGGAACAACTTCCTGTGGCCGTTCATCGCCACCAACGACGCGTCCCTCCTCACCCTTCCGGTGGGACTGCAGACCATCAAGAGCGCCTACGGCATCCAGTACGCGCAGAACATGGCGTCCGCGTTGCTCGCCGCCCTGCCCCTGATCGTGGTGTTCCTGTTCTTCCAGCGCCAGATCATCAAGGGCGTTGCGACGACGGGCCTCGCCGGCACCTGA
- a CDS encoding Crp/Fnr family transcriptional regulator produces MDIEVLRRAPLFATLDDDAFRLLTDELTEVDLSRGASVFREGDQGDQLYFIVSGKVKLGRTSPDGRESLLAILGPGELFGEMALFDPSPRTATATAVSETRLAGLKNESLNTLLRTRPEVSAQLLQALARRLRRTNDSLSDLVFSDVPGRVAKALLDLADRFGRPATDGVLVAHELTQEELAQLVGASRETVNKALAEFVQRGWLRLEARAVVILDMQRLRQRSR; encoded by the coding sequence ATGGACATCGAGGTACTGCGCCGAGCACCCCTTTTCGCCACGCTCGACGACGACGCATTCCGTCTGCTGACGGACGAGCTCACCGAGGTGGACCTTTCCCGCGGCGCATCGGTGTTCCGCGAAGGTGACCAGGGTGACCAGCTGTACTTCATCGTGTCCGGCAAGGTGAAGCTGGGCCGCACCTCCCCCGACGGCCGCGAGTCCCTCCTGGCCATCCTTGGGCCGGGTGAGCTCTTCGGCGAGATGGCCCTCTTCGATCCCAGCCCCCGCACCGCCACCGCCACCGCGGTCTCCGAGACCCGCCTGGCCGGGCTGAAGAACGAAAGCCTTAACACCTTGCTGCGCACCCGCCCCGAGGTCTCGGCCCAGCTGCTGCAGGCTCTGGCCCGCCGCCTGCGCCGCACCAACGATTCCCTATCCGACCTCGTCTTCTCCGACGTTCCCGGCCGCGTGGCCAAGGCACTGCTGGATCTTGCCGACCGCTTCGGCCGGCCGGCAACGGACGGTGTCCTGGTGGCGCACGAGCTCACCCAGGAGGAACTGGCCCAGCTGGTGGGCGCCTCCCGCGAAACGGTCAACAAGGCCCTGGCCGAGTTCGTCCAGCGAGGCTGGCTTCGCCTCGAGGCCCGCGCCGTGGTCATCCTGGACATGCAGCGCCTCCGCCAGCGGTCCCGCTAA
- a CDS encoding alpha-N-arabinofuranosidase, translating into MSRARITLDRDFTIGEVPRRLFGSFVEHMGRCVYTGIFEPGHPEADENGFRQDVLKLVKDLGATVIRYPGGNFVSGYDWEDGIGPREDRPRRLDGAWHTVETNAFGLHEFVDWSRQAGTEIMEAINLGTRGVDAARAIVEYANHPGGTRLSDLRAKNGHKDPFNIKLWCLGNEMDGPWQIGHKTAEEYGRLAQEAAKAMRYVDPDIELVACGSSNSRMPTFGDWEQTVLTQTYNEVDYVSLHAYYHEYEGDAGSFLASAVDTDYFIESVIATADAVRAKGKHKKHINLSFDEWNVWYQRGRDTEDQLRNVAKAGWREHPRLIEDKYNVTDAVVVGTLLNSLLRHGDRVKIANQAQLVNVIGPIFSEENGPAWRQTIFHPFSRMAELAKGQILRLSVDSDKYENERFGGTDLVDVSATWNEETGRVALFFANRGLEEAADVEVNLHGFDARRVLRAEVLEIPDGGDRFTINSQENPDRVGLKPLEGAKANGSELRLSLPALSWAVVELDVAKS; encoded by the coding sequence ATGTCCCGCGCCAGAATCACCCTCGACCGCGACTTCACCATCGGCGAAGTGCCCCGCCGGCTGTTCGGCTCCTTCGTGGAGCACATGGGCCGCTGCGTCTACACCGGCATCTTTGAACCGGGCCACCCGGAGGCCGACGAGAACGGCTTCCGGCAGGACGTGCTCAAGCTCGTCAAGGATTTGGGCGCCACCGTGATCCGCTATCCGGGCGGCAACTTCGTTTCCGGCTATGACTGGGAAGACGGGATCGGCCCCCGCGAAGACCGCCCGCGCCGGCTTGATGGCGCATGGCACACGGTGGAAACCAACGCCTTTGGCCTCCACGAGTTTGTGGACTGGTCGCGCCAGGCCGGAACCGAAATCATGGAAGCCATCAACCTCGGCACCAGGGGAGTGGATGCCGCCCGGGCCATCGTGGAATATGCGAACCACCCCGGTGGCACCCGTCTCTCTGACCTGCGGGCCAAGAACGGCCACAAGGACCCGTTCAACATCAAGCTCTGGTGCCTGGGCAACGAGATGGACGGGCCATGGCAAATCGGCCACAAGACCGCAGAGGAATACGGCCGCTTGGCGCAGGAGGCGGCCAAGGCCATGCGTTACGTGGACCCTGACATCGAACTGGTGGCCTGCGGAAGTTCCAATTCGCGGATGCCCACATTCGGCGACTGGGAGCAGACTGTCCTCACGCAGACCTACAACGAGGTGGACTACGTGTCACTGCACGCCTACTACCACGAGTATGAAGGCGACGCGGGCAGCTTCCTGGCAAGCGCAGTGGATACCGATTACTTCATTGAATCAGTCATCGCAACTGCCGATGCGGTCCGGGCGAAGGGAAAGCACAAGAAGCACATCAACCTGTCCTTCGACGAGTGGAACGTCTGGTACCAGCGCGGCCGGGACACGGAGGACCAGTTGCGAAACGTGGCCAAGGCGGGATGGCGCGAGCACCCGCGACTCATCGAGGACAAATACAACGTGACGGACGCCGTGGTGGTGGGCACCCTGCTGAACTCGCTGCTCCGCCACGGCGACCGCGTCAAGATCGCCAACCAGGCCCAGCTGGTCAACGTCATCGGCCCCATCTTCAGCGAGGAGAACGGGCCGGCCTGGCGCCAGACCATCTTCCACCCCTTCTCCCGGATGGCAGAACTCGCGAAGGGCCAGATCCTGAGGTTGTCCGTCGACTCGGACAAGTACGAAAACGAGCGCTTTGGTGGCACCGACCTCGTAGATGTCAGTGCCACCTGGAACGAGGAGACGGGCCGCGTCGCGCTCTTCTTCGCCAACCGGGGCCTTGAAGAAGCTGCGGACGTGGAGGTCAACCTGCACGGCTTCGACGCACGGCGGGTGCTCCGCGCCGAAGTCCTGGAAATCCCGGACGGCGGCGACCGCTTCACCATCAACAGCCAGGAGAACCCCGACCGGGTTGGCCTCAAGCCGCTGGAGGGAGCTAAGGCAAACGGCTCCGAGCTGCGGCTGAGCCTGCCCGCCCTGTCGTGGGCCGTCGTCGAATTGGATGTGGCAAAGAGCTGA